The Erigeron canadensis isolate Cc75 chromosome 1, C_canadensis_v1, whole genome shotgun sequence genome segment CTGATAGTATTGTTTCAAAACGAGTGATCCACCTTTTGCCTTTTGGAATGCAAAACAATACAGGCCCAAAAAAAACCCACCaaaaatatcatcatcatcacactCATTCTTGCTATGTTTTCTTCTGTGGGTAACCAATGTGTGGTGATTCCAACCTCACCCCACATTTTTCACACAACTCTCATTTCAAGTCACTCTCTCCTTCTAAAACCAACCACCCAGTTTTCCTATttcagatcatcatcatcatcaaagatCAAAAGTAGCATTGATGAAAGTGGGACCAACTCCCCTTCTCCTGTGGCTGTccttcaagaacaagaacaagattataatgatgatgataatcaGCAATTATTACCCACTAAGGTATTTTAACTTACTAATTAAATTTCTTTTCTCAAAATTGTTAGGAGAGAGCGGTGTTTGGCTTATCTTATCTAGGTTCTGCTTAACCCAAATATAGCCATTCAAAATAAGCCAATAATCAATGAGAACTTTATGGTTATAGGTGTCAGAAGGTTGTTATTATTTTCAAACTGATGAGAATTTTCATCATGTTTATGGAAATATTGGAAACAACCCACACTATCTGGGTTAAATGCTATCAAGTTATAtgcttcattttttttttctgtccACTTTCCAAAATTTCTTTGAATATAAACAGAGTGaaagagggtttttttttgttatgttcTTTGGTGTGTTGCATTCCTTGTCCCACAATAACCACTTATAGAAGAGATACTGGGTATTTAAGTGGAAACCTTCCTTAAACTAATGGAGGCGTACTAGGCGGGTCTGGTTCAAGAATATATGTCTGAGGTGTGTGGGAACCAAATCTGACAATATCCTTTAGAGGGGTTGGTTTTTATCAGGATGGCTAGGGAAGAGTCCGGAAACAGCCATGGTAATTCCATTTAGGCCATGCCCTGAGACAAATGAATAGGGATCCATTTCCTTTAATTACCGTCTTTTTATACCTGTTTAGACCACACATTTTAGTCAAACCTTTGATTTTGAGAAACTAGCATAATCCCTGCTCAATTCAACGGATAGTTTCTGgcttttttcaatttttctttgACAGACAGAATTAAAACTCTAATAAGTTTTCCTCCCAAATCCTGGGATTTTCTATTGTTCAGTAGTGTAATTGTCGATTATGAAAGAAATGTTAAGGATTTAGTAAAGATTAGTGTTGTTTATGGAATTATGTTGGGTGTTTTAAATAACTTGTAATGCTAATGTGTGTTTAGGAAGTCGAAGAGAGTGTAAAACTACTCAAGAAAGCTGCAAAGACTAGAAAGGTTGATGCTTTCGAGATTCTGTCAGCCTTCAAATTGATCGAGAAGGCTAAACTTGACCCTTCAAAATTTTGTGAGACTCTTGGTGGATCAGAATCCCCTGGAAAAACTTGGATGCTTGTATTTACCGCTGAGGTAACTTTGCACCTCATAATTCATATATGTTGCAAATTTTTCTGTTCCATATCCTTTTGCGTTACTTGTATAATATTATGGATTACTATTCTACAGAAGCAACTAAAAAGCGGCAAATACTTTCCTATCACAGCAATTCAGAGATTTGATGCAGCTGTAAGTTATCTCAACTTACTTACCCCTTGTTGAATAATTAGCATGACAAAATGAAACCTCATTAAGCACCACCACGGTCAGATGTGATGTCATCATGTCCTCACCGTGGTAATCATCTTGGGGGTGGCCCTAACAAAGTTTTGGAAATGGTCTCTAAGATGTTAAGCGGTGTACATTTGAGTCAAAGACTCATCCACCTTGGGCACCTTGGTAAACCGGAACAGGGAAAACCTCATTTGTATACCCATTTTAGAAAATGAGATTTTGTCAGAAAAttgaacataaaaagaatatactttagCCAAATCATATCATGAGGAACTTGCTGTTAGAATCAACAGTGAATGCTATGTTATAAGTTTATAATCAGATAAAGAACATGCCCCAGGTGGCTATAAGTTTATAATCGGATAAAGAACATGTCCTGGGTGACCACTGATCAGTCAGAAGTGGAAGTTGGCTATGTAATGTTAGTCCATAATCAAATAAAGCACCTAGACCCCTTATACTATTATGATATAGGTCTTCAGAACATTTCCAAAGTGGCCTAGTGGCAAGGTGGTCTCAAAAAAGACCTGGGTTCAAACGAACCTCCCTGGATAAATATGTTGGGATGGTTTGCGAACCACGGAAAATACCAGTTAAAAACATATCcaaacaatttttattatagACTTTTACTAtgaaaaaaatgtgataatttAGTTTCATACAATCATAATCACTTCCAAATACATTTCCAAACACCGCCATAGATAAAACTAAGGAACTGCTTAATTTTCAGGCAAAGAGGATTGAGAACGGTGTCTACCTTGGACCTCTTGGCTGTCTAACATTTGAAGGCAGATTTTCATGGAAAAAGAGAATACTTGCTTTTGTATTCGAgctactaaaaataaaaattggacCATTCAATCCATTAGAGATAAACATAAAAGGAAAAGATGAAAGTGAGCCAACCACCAAGAATCCCTTCTTTATATGGTTTTATGTGGATGAAGAAATAGCTGTAGCTCGTGGTAGAAGTGGTGGCACGGCTTTCTGGTGTCGTTGCCAGCGCGTCAACAGTTTTTAGCACCTTTctcttgtatatatgtatatgtgtggcTTCCAAATAATTGTGTAGAACTGCACCGTATCTTATACAATTAGAACCGGCCTGCCTTTTGACCGTAGCTGACGAATAATTATAGGTAATGTTATTAACTACCTTTATATTACTGCACATAACTAATTAACAAGTCTATAGTATATTTTCAACAGTCCCCTTAAGCTTGGGCCTTAGTAAGGATATCTGCTGAGTTGATCACTATTCACTAGTGCTGCAAATGTGATTTCATATCCACCACCATTTAATTCGCTTAAGCTTGATGTTTCTATGAAATAAAATGAACATAAGCTTGATATGTATGACAAAGACATAGTACAGAGTGCTAGTACATTTAGCTTCTGCGATAACCCATATTAAAATTACACGAAAACACTTTGACTAACATCAAAACCTTCCGTTAAAATTGAAACACTCCCTATCCTGCTTCCAAATGACTTTGGTTCGGAGATTTCATAACTTTACAAAAAGTACTAACCGCGCTTCCAGTTCACTACGACATAATAACATGTAAAATTTTTGTATAAACACTGAGTATTAGCAGACACCATTCTCTGatgtttttctatataaaagtaTTAACAATTAACATGTTAGGTTGCTggataagaaaaaataatatatatattctatgaAAAACGTTAAATAACAGATTTATGAGTTTACTATGTAAAGAAGCAATATTTGAACTCTTTTGACAAGCTAAACCATCAACGAGTCACTGACATATGGCACAAATTTTTCATGAGAGACAAAAAATGTGTCCAAATATCTTCTGGATAACGTACTAATTATATATGGGATGACGATCCCCTTAGATTAGAGAGGGTGACAGGGGAACGCCTCTAATGCGTATAGGGTTATACGCGACACATAAAGCTTTAAACGCGTTTGACCACAACTAATGCTATCTAAACACCGGCTATATGCAATATACATTGCGTATAGGCGGTATTTAGATAGTTGAAAATGAGGCGTGTCATTCTCCGATAAGTTAGAAAAGTACACgtattaatacatattttactagattaaactcgcaCGTTGTGCAGAACTGactgaaaaatataattacattattattaattgtttatgataatataaaaaattgttagattacaacttatataaataataaaattataatttatgaatatatgatatatgttaaatatgttactaatgaaacaaaaatatttataaattataaaaatcttttatatgaTCTATGCTTATTGAAGATATACTATAAGAGAAGGGGTTATTTgaaaacccttaaaaaaaagaactcaagaatcCTTTTCCTGGATCAGAAAAATGAATGGattagattaaaataaaaaacccctCCCAACATTAGAGGGGTATTTGtgttactctttttttttcactctcttactttattaaattaatagaattttatctaattcactaaaaaacttttatctcacaaaccgtaaatcgttagacgaaaagaaaagcatgggtagtcttaaaatttcgtcctctttcatcaGAGATGCAATTCGACATACTTTTGACGATTTTTTaagtttcgttttttttccatcacattcatcttacacatgtgtaagttattaTTCTTTGATgttttacacatgtgtaggatgaacatTTTAATGTTTTCCACTTGTGTTACAaatgtgtaggatgaacctttAAGTGGTTTCACTTGTCCTACACATGTTTAGCATGAACCATTTAGTGATTGTCATttgtcctacacatgtgtaagatgaaccTTTTCAGTGGTTTTTACTTGtccctacacatgtgtaggatgaacatgatggaaaaaaaaccttgtcttacacatgtgtaggatgaacctttTAGTGTTTTTCACTTGTCCAGCACATATGTAGCATGAATCTTTTAGTGGTTTCCACTTGTCCtacacatgtgaatgaacattTTAATGGTTTTTACTTGTCCCTAAACATGTGTACgatgaacctacacatgtgtaagatgaacatgatggaagaaaaaatgaaatttaaaaagtcttcaaaagtatatcgaattgcatctctaatgaaagatgacgaaatttcaagactacccatgttttttttccGTCTAACGATGTATGGtatgtgagataaaagtttttttaatgaattagatatttttattaatttaataagaagagagagaaagagagaggtgAACTTTTTCATAATGACAATCATACCCTTCTTAATCTTGATGAATGGAGGGCTAAGATTGATTCTcgcgtttttttttaatggttctcaaaataactcaccccatAATCATCTtcatttaaaaaatgttaattattattattgaattaatAACAGACACTATTTAaggtatataaatatctttatgCCCATGTATTATGAAAATACGAAATATGGACAACTTTGCAATATTATTTGCTGAAAAACAATTATTACATTATCATCTGTAAACTCATCTATCAATATAAGGaaacatatttattaaaaacaatatttaccAATACACTAAGCACAAGTCTTAAGTGATATGTGTCCCTTTTgtaaaatcaaacataaataaattagttttttaactTAGAGTTGCCGTAGATAGGTATATATCTTCTTCATATATATCCATATTTGAGAAGTAGTATCTtcttatatttacatttaatttaatatatattaattgttttatAAGGAATTAGATACTCCATATAATGAATTGTGTACGAACAaaaggttttttaatttatgacttaccaatatattacattaagtaatgtattttatctttatcaacATAATATACTCAATTGGTTAAAGGCATTGTCACATGCCGACTATTGttcgaaaaaaatatataatatactcaaTTAACATATGAAGAGATATATATACATCCATCATATGTTCGACTTACCTTGTTATCATgtagtattaatttttttactttctaaattttttaattattaattaataatgattaggataaaaaataatttttaaaaagatacttgaaattagaaaattaatataaatatgacACATAACGAAAAATCCTACGTAacatcatatgttttttttttttttaattttccttctcattcttttcctttctacatta includes the following:
- the LOC122586442 gene encoding uncharacterized protein LOC122586442 — encoded protein: MLVFTAEKQLKSGKYFPITAIQRFDAAAKRIENGVYLGPLGCLTFEGRFSWKKRILAFVFELLKIKIGPFNPLEINIKGKDESEPTTKNPFFIWFYVDEEIAVARGRSGGTAFWCRCQRVNSF